A DNA window from Pseudomonas tohonis contains the following coding sequences:
- the fabZ gene encoding 3-hydroxyacyl-ACP dehydratase FabZ, with protein MMDINEIREYLPHRYPFLLVDRVVDLDIEGKRIRAYKNVSINEPFFNGHFPEHPIMPGVLIIEAMAQAAGILGFKMLDVKPADGTLYYFVGSDKLRFRQPVLPGDQLILEASFRSVKRSIWKFECQASVDGKEVCSAEIICAERKL; from the coding sequence ATGATGGACATCAACGAGATTCGCGAATACCTGCCGCACCGCTACCCTTTCCTTCTTGTGGATCGGGTCGTGGATCTGGATATCGAGGGCAAGCGCATTCGCGCCTACAAGAATGTCAGCATCAACGAGCCATTCTTCAACGGCCACTTCCCCGAACACCCGATCATGCCGGGTGTGCTGATCATCGAAGCGATGGCCCAGGCCGCCGGCATCCTCGGCTTCAAGATGCTCGACGTGAAGCCTGCCGACGGCACCCTGTACTACTTCGTCGGCTCGGACAAGCTGCGCTTCCGCCAGCCTGTGCTGCCGGGTGACCAGTTGATCCTCGAAGCCAGCTTCCGCAGCGTAAAGCGCAGCATCTGGAAGTTCGAGTGCCAGGCCAGCGTCGATGGCAAGGAAGTCTGCTCGGCTGAAATCATCTGTGCGGAACGCAAATTATGA
- the dnaE gene encoding DNA polymerase III subunit alpha, producing the protein MTVAFVHLRLHSEYSLVDGLVRVKPLIKAVASAGMPAVAITDQSNMCSLVKFYKAAMGGGVKPICGADIWLASPYEDGPLTRMTLLVMNAKGYRNLTELVSRGWSEGQSNDLVIIQREWVKEAAEGLIALSGSKEGEIGMALLSGDQAGAEALLAEWQAVFPDRFYLELQRTARVNDEEHVHAAVALADRCGAALVATNDVRFIKPGDFEAHETRVCIGEGRVLDDPRRPRNFSDQQYLKTPEEMAELFADIPEALQNTVEIAKRCNIEVQLGKHFLPDFPTPNGMGIDDYLRHASYEGLEERLAVLWPKETTPDYEEKRQLYIDRLEFELGTIIQMGFPGYFLIVADFIQWAKNNGVPVGPGRGSGAGSLVAYVLKITDLDPLAYDLLFERFLNPERVSMPDFDVDFCMDGRDRVIDYVADKYGRNAVSQIITFGSMAAKAVVRDVARVQGKSYGLADRLSKMIPFEVGMTLEAAYNQEEALRDFLKADEEAQEIWDMALKLEGITRGTGKHAGGVVIAPTKLTDFSPIACDEEGGGLVTQFDKDDVEAAGLVKFDFLGLRTLTIIKWAMEMINREQEKKGLPLVDIDRIPLDDKKTYDMLQKAETTAVFQLESRGMKELIKKLKPDCLEDMIALVALFRPGPLQSGMVDDFINRKHGRAELSYPHPDYQYAGLEPVLKPTYGIILYQEQVMQIAQVMAGYTLGGADMLRRAMGKKKPEEMAKQRGGFIEGCSSNGIDPNLSGNIFDLVEKFAGYGFNKSHSAAYGWVSYQTAWLKAHFPSPFMAAVLTADMHNTDKVVTLIEECRNMKLRIVAPDVNNSEYRFTVDDAGQIIYGLGAIKGVGEGPVEAITECRAEGGPFKDLFDFCNRIDLKRVNKRTLDALIRGGALDRLGPFFSEEPKAYQAGIDRNRAVLLASMEEAIQAAEQTARSHDSGHMDLFGGLFAEPEADMYANHRNAKELSLKERLKGEKDALGIYLTGHPIDEYEGEVRRFARQRIVELKPARDTQTIAGLIVNLRVMKNKKGDKMGFITLDDRSGRIEASLFADAFNSASALLQTDALVVVEGEVSHDDFSGGLRLRAKRVMSLEEARTGLAESLRMKVDHSALQGDRLRWLAELCNRHRGSCPITLDYSGASAKALLQFGEQWRIDPADALIQALRDQFGRDNVFLHYR; encoded by the coding sequence ATGACTGTCGCCTTCGTCCATCTCCGTCTGCATTCCGAATATTCACTCGTCGACGGCCTGGTGCGGGTCAAGCCGCTGATCAAGGCCGTGGCGAGCGCCGGGATGCCCGCCGTGGCGATCACCGACCAGAGCAACATGTGCTCGCTGGTGAAGTTCTACAAGGCCGCCATGGGCGGGGGCGTCAAGCCCATCTGCGGTGCCGACATCTGGCTTGCCAGCCCCTATGAGGATGGGCCACTGACGCGCATGACCCTGCTGGTGATGAATGCCAAGGGCTACCGCAACCTCACCGAGCTGGTGTCCCGGGGCTGGTCCGAAGGCCAGAGCAATGACCTGGTGATCATCCAGCGCGAATGGGTGAAGGAGGCCGCCGAAGGCCTGATCGCCCTGTCGGGCTCCAAGGAAGGCGAGATCGGCATGGCCTTGCTCAGCGGCGACCAGGCCGGCGCCGAGGCGCTGCTGGCCGAGTGGCAGGCCGTCTTCCCCGATCGCTTCTACCTGGAGCTGCAGCGCACCGCCCGGGTCAACGACGAGGAGCACGTGCATGCCGCCGTCGCCCTGGCCGATCGTTGCGGCGCGGCACTGGTGGCCACCAACGACGTGCGCTTCATCAAGCCGGGCGATTTCGAGGCCCACGAGACCCGCGTATGCATCGGCGAGGGCCGTGTCCTCGACGACCCGCGCCGCCCGCGCAACTTCTCCGACCAGCAGTACCTGAAGACCCCCGAGGAGATGGCCGAGCTGTTCGCCGACATCCCCGAGGCGCTGCAGAACACCGTCGAGATCGCCAAGCGCTGCAACATCGAAGTCCAGCTGGGCAAGCACTTCCTGCCCGACTTCCCGACGCCCAACGGCATGGGTATCGATGACTACCTGCGCCACGCTTCCTATGAAGGCCTGGAGGAGCGCCTGGCGGTGCTCTGGCCGAAGGAGACGACTCCGGACTACGAGGAGAAGCGCCAGCTCTACATCGACCGCCTGGAGTTCGAGCTGGGCACCATCATCCAGATGGGCTTCCCCGGCTACTTCCTGATCGTTGCCGACTTCATCCAGTGGGCGAAGAACAACGGCGTGCCGGTGGGCCCGGGGCGCGGCTCGGGCGCCGGTTCGCTGGTCGCCTACGTGCTGAAGATCACCGACCTCGACCCGCTGGCCTACGACCTGCTGTTCGAACGCTTCCTCAACCCCGAACGGGTCTCCATGCCCGACTTCGACGTCGACTTCTGCATGGACGGCCGTGACCGCGTGATCGACTACGTGGCTGACAAGTACGGGCGCAATGCGGTGAGCCAGATCATCACCTTCGGCTCCATGGCGGCGAAGGCGGTGGTGCGCGACGTGGCGCGGGTGCAGGGCAAGTCCTACGGCCTGGCCGATCGCCTCTCGAAGATGATCCCGTTCGAAGTGGGCATGACCCTGGAGGCGGCCTACAACCAGGAGGAGGCACTGCGCGACTTCCTCAAGGCCGACGAGGAAGCCCAGGAAATCTGGGACATGGCCCTGAAGCTCGAAGGCATCACCCGCGGTACCGGCAAGCACGCCGGCGGCGTGGTGATCGCCCCGACCAAGCTCACCGACTTCTCGCCCATCGCGTGCGACGAGGAGGGCGGTGGCCTGGTGACCCAGTTCGACAAGGATGACGTGGAGGCGGCCGGCCTGGTGAAGTTCGACTTCCTCGGCCTGCGGACGCTGACGATCATCAAGTGGGCCATGGAGATGATCAACCGCGAGCAGGAGAAGAAAGGCCTGCCGCTGGTGGACATCGACCGCATCCCCCTGGATGACAAGAAAACCTACGACATGCTGCAGAAGGCGGAGACCACCGCGGTCTTCCAGCTCGAATCCCGCGGCATGAAGGAGCTGATCAAGAAGCTCAAGCCCGACTGCCTGGAGGACATGATCGCCCTCGTGGCGCTGTTCCGTCCGGGGCCGCTGCAATCGGGCATGGTGGACGACTTCATCAACCGCAAGCACGGCCGTGCCGAGCTCTCCTACCCGCACCCGGACTACCAGTACGCCGGCCTCGAGCCGGTGCTCAAGCCTACCTACGGCATCATCCTGTACCAGGAGCAGGTGATGCAGATCGCCCAGGTGATGGCGGGCTACACCCTTGGCGGCGCAGACATGCTGCGCCGCGCGATGGGCAAGAAGAAGCCCGAGGAGATGGCCAAGCAGCGTGGCGGCTTCATCGAGGGCTGCTCCAGCAACGGCATCGACCCGAACCTGTCGGGCAACATCTTCGACCTGGTGGAGAAGTTCGCCGGCTACGGCTTCAACAAGTCCCACTCCGCCGCCTACGGCTGGGTCTCCTACCAGACCGCCTGGCTCAAGGCGCACTTCCCGTCGCCCTTCATGGCCGCGGTACTCACGGCGGACATGCACAACACCGACAAGGTGGTGACGCTGATCGAAGAGTGCCGGAACATGAAGCTGCGGATCGTGGCGCCGGATGTGAACAACTCCGAATACCGCTTCACCGTCGATGACGCCGGACAGATCATCTATGGCCTTGGCGCGATCAAGGGCGTGGGCGAGGGCCCGGTGGAGGCGATCACCGAATGCCGCGCCGAAGGTGGCCCGTTCAAGGATCTCTTCGACTTCTGCAACCGCATCGACCTCAAGCGCGTCAACAAGCGCACCCTGGACGCCCTGATCCGCGGTGGTGCACTGGATCGCCTGGGCCCGTTCTTCAGCGAAGAGCCCAAGGCCTACCAGGCCGGCATCGACCGCAACCGGGCGGTGCTCCTGGCGTCCATGGAGGAGGCCATCCAGGCCGCGGAGCAGACCGCGCGCAGCCACGACAGCGGGCACATGGACCTGTTCGGCGGCCTGTTCGCCGAGCCCGAGGCGGACATGTACGCCAACCACCGCAACGCCAAGGAGCTGTCCCTTAAGGAGCGGCTCAAGGGCGAGAAGGATGCCCTGGGGATCTACCTCACCGGGCACCCGATCGACGAGTACGAGGGCGAGGTGCGTCGCTTCGCCCGCCAGCGCATCGTCGAGCTGAAGCCCGCGCGTGACACCCAGACCATCGCCGGCCTGATCGTCAACCTGCGGGTGATGAAGAACAAGAAGGGCGACAAGATGGGCTTCATCACCCTCGACGACCGCTCCGGTCGCATCGAGGCGTCGCTGTTCGCCGATGCCTTCAACTCCGCCAGCGCGCTGCTGCAGACCGATGCGCTGGTGGTGGTCGAGGGCGAGGTCAGCCACGACGACTTCTCCGGCGGCCTGCGCCTGCGCGCCAAACGCGTGATGAGCCTGGAAGAGGCCCGCACAGGGCTGGCCGAGAGCCTGCGCATGAAGGTCGACCACAGCGCTCTCCAGGGTGACCGCCTGCGCTGGCTGGCCGAGCTGTGCAACCGCCATCGCGGCTCCTGCCCGATCACGCTGGACTACAGTGGAGCGAGTGCCAAGGCGTTGCTGCAGTTCGGCGAGCAGTGGCGGATCGATCCCGCTGACGCTTTGATTCAGGCATTGCGTGACCAGTTCGGGCGCGACAACGTCTTCCTGCACTACCGCTGA
- a CDS encoding CTP synthase, whose product MTRYIFVTGGVVSSLGKGIASASLAAILEARGLKVTMLKLDPYINVDPGTMSPFQHGEVFVTEDGAETDLDLGHYERFVRTTMTQNNNFTTGRVYEDVLRKERRGDYLGATIQVIPHITDEIKRRIIKGAGDADVAMVEIGGTVGDIESQPFLEAIRQLRVEVGAKRAMLMHLTLVPYIATAGETKTKPTQHSVKELRSIGLQPDVLICRSDHEVDLSSRRKIALFTNVEERAVIALQDVDTIYRIPSVLHAQGLDDFVVERFGLQCGGADLSEWDRVVDAKLNPEKEVTIAMVGKYMELLDAYKSLIEAMSHAGIQNRTKVNLRYIDSEDIENQGTSLLEGVGAILVPGGFGLRGVEGKITTVKYARENKIPYLGICLGMQVAVIEFARNVLGWTDANSTEFDKASGHPVVGLITEWEDATGATEIRTEASDLGGTMRLGAQACQLEPGSLVHACYGKDEIVERHRHRYEVNNNLLPQLQEAGLKITGRSGDGALVEVVESPDHPWFVACQFHPEFTSTPRYGHPLFSGFVNAALAQKAKKA is encoded by the coding sequence ATGACGCGCTACATCTTCGTCACGGGTGGTGTTGTTTCTTCATTGGGGAAAGGCATCGCCTCGGCATCCTTGGCCGCCATTCTGGAAGCGCGGGGGCTGAAGGTCACCATGCTCAAGCTGGATCCGTACATCAACGTCGATCCCGGCACCATGAGTCCCTTCCAGCACGGTGAAGTGTTCGTCACCGAGGACGGTGCCGAAACCGACCTCGACCTGGGCCACTACGAGCGCTTCGTGCGCACCACCATGACCCAGAACAACAACTTCACCACCGGCCGCGTCTACGAGGACGTGCTGCGCAAGGAGCGCCGTGGTGACTACCTGGGTGCCACGATCCAGGTCATCCCGCACATCACCGACGAGATCAAGCGCCGCATCATCAAGGGTGCTGGCGACGCCGACGTGGCGATGGTCGAGATCGGCGGTACCGTGGGCGACATCGAGTCCCAGCCCTTCCTCGAGGCCATTCGCCAATTGCGCGTGGAAGTGGGCGCCAAGCGCGCCATGCTGATGCACCTGACCCTGGTCCCCTACATCGCCACCGCTGGCGAGACCAAGACCAAGCCGACCCAGCACTCGGTGAAGGAGTTGCGCTCCATCGGCCTGCAGCCCGACGTGCTGATCTGCCGTTCCGACCATGAAGTCGACCTGTCCTCGCGCCGCAAGATCGCGCTGTTCACCAACGTGGAAGAGCGCGCGGTCATCGCCCTGCAGGACGTCGACACCATCTACCGCATTCCTTCCGTGCTGCACGCCCAGGGCCTGGACGACTTCGTCGTCGAGCGTTTCGGCCTGCAGTGTGGCGGTGCCGACCTCTCCGAGTGGGATCGCGTCGTCGATGCCAAGCTGAACCCGGAGAAGGAAGTCACCATCGCCATGGTCGGCAAGTACATGGAGCTGCTGGACGCGTACAAGTCGCTGATCGAGGCGATGAGCCACGCCGGCATCCAGAACCGCACCAAGGTGAACCTGCGCTACATCGACTCCGAAGACATCGAGAACCAGGGCACCAGCCTGCTGGAAGGCGTCGGCGCCATCCTGGTGCCGGGCGGCTTCGGCCTGCGCGGCGTGGAAGGCAAGATCACCACCGTCAAATACGCCCGCGAGAACAAGATCCCCTACCTCGGCATCTGCCTCGGCATGCAGGTGGCGGTCATCGAGTTCGCCCGCAACGTGCTGGGCTGGACCGACGCCAACTCCACCGAGTTCGACAAGGCCAGCGGCCATCCGGTCGTGGGCCTGATCACCGAGTGGGAAGACGCCACCGGCGCCACCGAGATCCGCACCGAAGCCTCCGACCTCGGCGGTACCATGCGCCTGGGCGCCCAGGCCTGCCAGCTGGAGCCGGGCTCCCTGGTACACGCCTGCTACGGCAAGGACGAGATCGTCGAGCGCCACCGCCATCGCTATGAAGTGAACAACAACCTGCTGCCGCAACTGCAGGAAGCCGGCCTGAAGATCACCGGTCGCTCCGGCGACGGCGCGCTGGTCGAGGTGGTCGAGTCCCCGGACCATCCGTGGTTCGTCGCCTGCCAGTTCCACCCGGAGTTCACCTCCACGCCGCGTTACGGCCATCCGCTGTTCAGCGGCTTCGTCAACGCCGCCCTGGCGCAGAAAGCGAAGAAGGCCTGA
- the lpxB gene encoding lipid-A-disaccharide synthase, whose translation MTRPLRIALVAGEASGDILGSGLMQALKARHPDAEFIGVGGPLMEAEGLASYFPMERLAVMGLVEVLGRLPELLSRRKRLIATLIDARPDVFIGIDAPDFNLGVELKLRRAGIRTVHYVSPSVWAWRQKRVLKIREGCDLMLTLFPFEAQFYEAHQVPVRFVGHPLADTIPLEADRAAARAAIGVPDGAALVALMPGSRGGEVGRLGSLFLDAAERMRSMRPGLHFVLPCASPARRQQLEQMLAGRNLPLTLLDGRSHQALAACDAVLIASGTATLEALLYKRPMVVAYKVAPMTYRILKRLVKSPYVSLPNLLAQRLLVPELLQDAATPEALAQTLVPLLDGGDVQTEGFDRIHRTLRLDASKEAAGAVLDLIGSR comes from the coding sequence ATGACCCGTCCATTGCGCATCGCGCTGGTCGCCGGCGAGGCGTCCGGCGACATCCTAGGCTCCGGCCTCATGCAAGCCCTCAAGGCCCGTCATCCCGATGCCGAGTTCATTGGCGTGGGTGGTCCGCTGATGGAGGCGGAGGGCCTGGCTTCCTATTTCCCCATGGAGCGTCTCGCGGTGATGGGGCTGGTCGAAGTGCTCGGCCGCCTGCCCGAACTGCTGAGTCGCCGCAAGCGCCTGATCGCCACCCTGATCGACGCCCGCCCGGACGTCTTCATCGGTATCGACGCCCCGGATTTCAACCTGGGCGTCGAACTCAAGCTGCGCCGCGCCGGCATCCGCACCGTGCATTACGTCAGCCCCTCCGTCTGGGCCTGGCGGCAGAAGCGCGTGCTGAAGATCCGCGAAGGCTGCGACCTGATGCTCACCCTGTTCCCCTTCGAGGCGCAGTTCTATGAGGCCCACCAGGTGCCGGTGCGCTTCGTCGGCCATCCGCTGGCGGACACCATTCCGCTGGAAGCCGACCGCGCTGCGGCTCGCGCCGCCATCGGGGTGCCGGACGGCGCCGCCTTGGTGGCGCTGATGCCCGGCAGCCGCGGTGGCGAGGTCGGTCGCCTCGGCAGCCTGTTCCTCGACGCCGCCGAGCGCATGCGCTCGATGCGCCCGGGCCTGCATTTCGTGCTGCCCTGCGCCAGCCCCGCGCGGCGCCAGCAGCTGGAGCAGATGCTCGCCGGCCGCAACCTGCCGCTGACCCTGCTGGACGGTCGTTCGCACCAAGCCCTTGCTGCCTGCGACGCGGTGCTGATCGCCTCGGGCACGGCGACCCTGGAAGCGCTGCTGTACAAGCGCCCCATGGTGGTGGCCTACAAGGTCGCGCCCATGACTTATCGGATTCTCAAGCGCCTGGTGAAAAGCCCCTACGTGTCCTTGCCCAACCTGCTGGCCCAGCGCCTGCTGGTGCCCGAACTGCTGCAGGACGCCGCGACGCCCGAGGCGCTGGCCCAGACCCTGGTGCCGCTGCTCGACGGCGGGGACGTGCAGACCGAAGGCTTCGACCGCATCCACCGTACCTTGCGTCTCGATGCTTCCAAGGAAGCCGCGGGCGCGGTGCTCGACCTGATAGGGAGTCGCTGA
- the rnhB gene encoding ribonuclease HII, translated as MQLGLDFTLVEELVAGVDEVGRGPLCGPVVTAAVILDPARPILGLNDSKKLSEARREALFDEIREKALAWCIARAEVEEIDRLNILHATMLAMQRAVEGLAVTPKLALIDGNRCPKLAVPSAPVIQGDAKVPAIAAASILAKVSRDREMQALDAIYPGYGMGGHKGYPTPVHLEALRRLGATPIHRRSFAPVRAVIEGVD; from the coding sequence ATGCAGCTCGGACTGGATTTCACCCTGGTGGAGGAACTGGTGGCCGGCGTCGACGAGGTCGGTCGCGGCCCGCTCTGTGGTCCGGTGGTCACCGCCGCGGTGATCCTCGATCCGGCCCGCCCTATCCTCGGCCTCAACGATTCCAAGAAGCTCAGCGAAGCGCGTCGCGAGGCGCTGTTCGACGAGATCCGCGAGAAGGCCCTCGCCTGGTGCATCGCTCGCGCCGAGGTGGAGGAGATCGACCGCCTCAACATCCTCCACGCGACCATGCTGGCCATGCAGCGCGCGGTCGAAGGCCTCGCTGTCACGCCGAAGCTGGCGCTGATCGACGGCAACCGCTGCCCGAAACTGGCGGTGCCCAGCGCGCCGGTGATCCAGGGTGACGCCAAGGTGCCGGCCATCGCCGCTGCGTCGATCCTGGCCAAGGTCAGCCGCGACCGCGAGATGCAGGCGCTCGACGCGATCTACCCGGGCTACGGCATGGGCGGGCACAAGGGCTACCCGACGCCGGTGCACCTGGAAGCCTTGCGACGCCTGGGCGCGACGCCCATCCACAGGCGCTCCTTCGCCCCGGTCCGTGCGGTGATCGAAGGCGTCGACTGA
- the accA gene encoding acetyl-CoA carboxylase carboxyl transferase subunit alpha → MNPNFLDFEQPIADLQAKIEELRLVGNDNALNITDEISRLQEKSSALTESIFGNLTSWQIAQLARHPRRPYTLDYIEHIFTEFDELHGDRHFSDDAALVGGVARLDDQPVMVIGHQKGREVREKVRRNFGMPRPEGYRKACRLMEMAERFKMPILTFIDTPGAYPGIDAEERGQSEAIAWNLRVMARLKTPIIATVIGEGGSGGALAIGVCDRLNMLQYSTYSVISPEGCASILWKTAEKAPDAAEAMGITAERLKGLGIVDKVIAEPLGGAHRDPAVAAASIRAELTSQLQALGKLDTDDLLARRYERLMSYGVA, encoded by the coding sequence ATGAACCCGAATTTTCTGGATTTCGAACAGCCGATCGCTGACCTGCAAGCCAAGATCGAGGAGCTGCGCCTGGTCGGCAACGACAACGCGCTGAACATCACCGACGAGATCTCCCGCCTGCAGGAGAAGAGCAGCGCGCTCACCGAAAGCATCTTCGGCAACCTGACCAGCTGGCAGATCGCCCAGCTGGCACGCCATCCGCGCCGCCCCTACACCCTCGACTACATCGAGCACATCTTCACCGAGTTCGACGAGCTGCATGGCGACCGCCACTTCTCCGACGACGCGGCCCTGGTCGGTGGCGTTGCCCGCCTGGACGACCAGCCGGTGATGGTCATCGGCCACCAGAAAGGCCGTGAAGTGCGCGAGAAGGTCCGCCGCAACTTCGGCATGCCGCGCCCCGAGGGCTACCGCAAGGCCTGCCGCCTGATGGAGATGGCCGAGCGCTTCAAGATGCCGATCCTCACCTTCATCGACACCCCCGGCGCCTACCCGGGCATCGATGCCGAGGAGCGTGGCCAGAGCGAGGCGATCGCCTGGAACCTGCGCGTCATGGCGCGCCTGAAGACCCCGATCATCGCCACCGTCATCGGCGAGGGCGGTTCCGGCGGTGCGCTGGCCATTGGCGTCTGCGACCGTCTGAACATGCTGCAGTACTCCACCTATTCGGTGATCTCGCCGGAAGGCTGCGCTTCCATCCTGTGGAAGACCGCCGAGAAGGCGCCGGATGCCGCCGAGGCCATGGGCATCACCGCCGAGCGCCTGAAAGGTCTGGGCATCGTCGACAAGGTGATCGCCGAGCCGCTGGGCGGTGCCCATCGCGATCCCGCCGTCGCCGCTGCGTCGATCCGTGCCGAGCTGACCTCGCAGCTGCAGGCCCTCGGCAAGCTCGATACCGACGACCTGCTGGCTCGCCGCTACGAGCGCCTGATGAGCTATGGCGTGGCCTGA
- the tilS gene encoding tRNA lysidine(34) synthetase TilS, with protein MKLESALLAAVAPWRAAPAWRVAFSGGLDSTVLLHLLVRLARRESLPPLSAIHVHHGLQPAAEAWPAHCQRTCNGLGVPLQVARVQVTQGNSLERAARDARYAAFIARLGADEVLMSAQHRDDQAETLLFRLLRGAGVRGLAGMPASRALGEGVLLRPLLRVSRAELEACARELGVAWVEDPSNDDTDFSRNYLRRRIMPALTQRWPRAVESITRSAEHLAEGEALLGELAQLDLQAARTDSAFPWLRLPSLELAPLMGLSPARQRNALRHWMAGFTAMPDSDHWAGWDDLRDAGASASPVWRLAGGDLRRADGRLWWLPGQWSSPGAGSVRWAEPGQALELPGNGRLQLAGEPPAGPLEVRYRQGGEVLDVPGRGRRELKRLLNESGLPAFVRGRLPLLYRGPELLAVANLPGLAGPVDARWRLRWTPPTNDQGLS; from the coding sequence CTGAAGCTCGAATCCGCCTTGCTGGCCGCCGTCGCTCCCTGGCGTGCGGCACCCGCCTGGCGGGTGGCCTTCTCCGGAGGCCTGGATTCCACCGTCCTGCTGCACCTCCTGGTACGTCTCGCCCGGCGCGAGAGCCTGCCTCCCTTGTCCGCCATCCATGTCCACCATGGCCTGCAGCCTGCTGCCGAGGCCTGGCCTGCGCATTGCCAGCGGACCTGCAACGGCCTCGGCGTGCCCTTGCAGGTGGCGCGGGTTCAGGTGACCCAGGGCAACAGCCTGGAGCGCGCCGCCCGTGATGCCCGCTACGCGGCCTTCATCGCACGGCTTGGGGCGGACGAGGTGCTGATGAGCGCCCAGCACCGTGACGACCAGGCGGAAACCCTGCTGTTCCGCCTGCTGCGGGGAGCCGGGGTGCGTGGCCTGGCCGGCATGCCCGCCAGCCGTGCGCTAGGCGAGGGCGTCCTGCTGCGCCCGCTGCTGCGGGTGTCTCGCGCGGAACTCGAGGCCTGCGCCCGCGAGCTGGGTGTGGCGTGGGTCGAGGACCCGTCCAACGACGACACCGACTTCTCCCGCAACTACCTGCGTCGCCGGATCATGCCGGCACTCACCCAGCGATGGCCCCGGGCCGTGGAAAGCATCACCCGCAGCGCCGAGCACCTGGCCGAGGGCGAGGCGTTGCTCGGCGAATTGGCGCAACTGGACTTGCAGGCCGCGCGGACCGACAGCGCCTTTCCCTGGCTGCGGCTGCCATCCCTGGAGCTGGCCCCGTTGATGGGCCTGTCGCCGGCCCGCCAGCGCAATGCCCTGCGCCACTGGATGGCCGGCTTCACCGCGATGCCGGACAGCGATCACTGGGCTGGCTGGGACGACCTGCGCGATGCCGGCGCCAGCGCGAGCCCCGTATGGAGGCTGGCGGGGGGCGACCTGCGGCGCGCCGACGGACGGCTGTGGTGGCTGCCCGGCCAATGGTCGAGCCCCGGGGCGGGCAGCGTGCGCTGGGCCGAGCCCGGGCAGGCGCTCGAACTGCCCGGCAACGGCCGTTTGCAACTTGCCGGCGAGCCGCCGGCAGGCCCTCTGGAGGTCCGCTACCGCCAGGGCGGAGAGGTGCTGGACGTGCCGGGGCGTGGGCGTCGCGAGCTCAAGCGGCTGCTCAACGAGAGTGGCCTTCCGGCCTTCGTGCGCGGGCGTCTGCCGCTGCTCTATCGCGGCCCGGAGCTGCTCGCCGTGGCCAACCTTCCAGGCCTTGCCGGGCCTGTGGATGCACGCTGGCGACTGCGCTGGACACCGCCGACGAATGACCAAGGTTTGAGCTGA
- the lpxA gene encoding acyl-ACP--UDP-N-acetylglucosamine O-acyltransferase, which produces MSLIDPRAIIDPSARLADDVQVGPWSIIGPDVEIGEGSVVGPHVVIKGPTRIGRHNRIYQFSSVGEDTPDLKYKGEPTRLVIGDHNVIREGVTIHRGTVQDRSETTIGDHNLLMAYVHIGHDSVIANHCILVNNTALAGHVHVDDWAILSGFTLVHQFCRIGAHSFSGMGTAIGKDVPAYVTVFGNPAEARSMNFEGMRRRGFSAEAIQALRRAYKVVYRQGLTVEQALAELAESSAQFPEVAVFRDSIQSSTRGITR; this is translated from the coding sequence ATGAGTTTGATCGACCCTCGCGCCATCATCGATCCGTCAGCCCGGCTGGCGGATGACGTCCAGGTCGGCCCCTGGTCGATCATCGGACCCGATGTGGAAATCGGCGAGGGTAGCGTGGTCGGCCCCCATGTGGTCATCAAGGGCCCCACGCGCATCGGCAGGCACAACCGCATCTACCAGTTCTCCTCGGTAGGTGAGGACACGCCTGACCTGAAGTACAAGGGTGAGCCCACCCGCCTGGTCATCGGTGACCACAATGTGATCCGCGAAGGTGTGACCATCCACCGTGGAACCGTCCAGGATCGCTCCGAGACCACCATCGGCGACCACAACCTGCTGATGGCCTACGTGCATATCGGTCATGACAGCGTCATCGCCAACCACTGCATCCTGGTCAACAACACGGCGCTGGCGGGCCATGTCCACGTGGACGACTGGGCGATCCTCTCCGGCTTCACCCTGGTGCACCAGTTCTGCCGCATCGGCGCCCACAGCTTCTCCGGCATGGGTACCGCCATCGGCAAGGACGTACCTGCCTACGTGACCGTCTTCGGCAACCCGGCCGAGGCGCGCAGCATGAACTTCGAAGGCATGCGCCGCCGTGGTTTTTCCGCCGAGGCGATCCAGGCCCTGCGTCGGGCCTACAAGGTCGTCTACCGCCAGGGCCTGACCGTCGAGCAGGCACTGGCCGAACTCGCCGAATCCTCCGCGCAATTCCCCGAGGTCGCGGTGTTCCGCGACTCGATCCAGTCCTCGACCCGCGGCATCACGCGCTGA